In the genome of Bradyrhizobium sp. CIAT3101, one region contains:
- a CDS encoding Lrp/AsnC family transcriptional regulator, producing MPELDAIDRKILALLQTDSRLTMQQLADKVGLSVSPCHRRVKLLEERGVISRYIATVDQKALGLHVSVFISIKLARQKEEDLNRFARAISKWDEVLECYLMTGNRDYLLRVVAADLASYETFLKTKLTRLDGIASIESSFALSQVKYSIALPV from the coding sequence ATGCCTGAGCTCGACGCCATCGACCGCAAGATCCTCGCCTTGCTGCAGACCGACAGCCGGCTGACCATGCAGCAGCTCGCCGACAAGGTCGGACTGTCGGTCTCCCCCTGCCATCGCCGGGTCAAGCTGCTGGAGGAGCGCGGCGTCATCTCGCGCTACATCGCAACGGTGGACCAGAAGGCGCTGGGGCTGCATGTCAGCGTGTTCATCTCGATCAAGCTGGCGCGGCAGAAGGAGGAGGATCTGAACCGTTTCGCCCGCGCCATCTCGAAATGGGACGAGGTGCTGGAGTGCTATCTGATGACCGGCAACCGCGACTATCTGCTGCGCGTGGTCGCGGCCGACCTCGCCTCCTACGAGACGTTCCTCAAGACCAAGCTGACCCGGCTCGACGGCATTGCCTCGATCGAGTCGAGCTTTGCGCTCAGCCAGGTCAAATATTCGATCGCGCTGCCGGTCTGA
- the ppk2 gene encoding polyphosphate kinase 2 encodes MTASDRTPEMAKRERIIREMTDDLDEELEMELDDARLDELLDETDAVGPTVDRRLYFRELLRLQGELVKLQDWVQSEKKKVVVLFEGRDSAGKGGVIKRITQRLNPRICRVAALPAPSERERTQWYFQRYVSHLPAGGEMVLFDRSWYNRAGVERVMGFCTDEQYQEFFKTVPEFERMLIRSGIILVKYWFSITDDEQQFRFTMRIKDPLKQWKLSPMDVEARSRWEAYTKAKETMLEHTHLPDSPWWIVDAVDKKRARLNCISHLLSQIPYQDVAHVPVVLPARVRNPDYHRGPIPSEMYVPSKY; translated from the coding sequence ATGACTGCATCCGACCGCACCCCTGAGATGGCCAAACGCGAGCGCATCATCCGGGAAATGACCGACGATCTCGACGAGGAGCTGGAGATGGAGCTGGATGACGCCCGTCTCGACGAGCTCCTGGACGAGACCGACGCCGTCGGTCCGACAGTCGATCGCCGGCTCTATTTCCGGGAGCTGCTCCGCCTCCAGGGCGAGTTGGTCAAGCTCCAGGATTGGGTGCAGAGCGAGAAGAAGAAGGTCGTGGTTCTGTTCGAGGGGCGCGACTCCGCCGGCAAGGGCGGCGTCATCAAGCGCATCACCCAGCGCCTCAATCCCCGCATCTGCCGCGTCGCGGCGCTGCCGGCGCCGAGCGAGCGCGAGCGCACGCAATGGTATTTCCAGCGCTATGTCTCGCACCTGCCCGCAGGCGGCGAGATGGTGCTGTTCGACCGCAGTTGGTACAATCGCGCCGGCGTCGAGCGCGTGATGGGCTTCTGCACCGACGAGCAGTATCAGGAGTTCTTCAAGACAGTTCCCGAGTTCGAGCGGATGCTGATCCGCTCCGGCATCATCCTCGTCAAATACTGGTTCTCCATCACCGACGACGAGCAGCAGTTCCGCTTCACCATGCGTATCAAGGATCCGCTCAAGCAGTGGAAGCTGAGTCCGATGGATGTCGAAGCCCGCAGCCGCTGGGAAGCCTACACCAAGGCAAAGGAGACGATGCTGGAGCACACGCATCTGCCGGATTCGCCATGGTGGATCGTCGATGCCGTGGACAAGAAGCGCGCCCGCCTCAATTGCATCTCGCATCTCCTGAGCCAGATTCCGTACCAGGATGTGGCGCACGTTCCCGTGGTGCTGCCGGCGCGCGTCCGCAATCCCGACTATCACCGCGGCCCGATCCCGTCGGAGATGTACGTTCCTTCGAAATACTGA
- a CDS encoding TAXI family TRAP transporter solute-binding subunit: MPVPSDLSVTRGVPSRRRNRLGPWLAVASLLSLLTVALALAYWLWQPATLRIAVGPAGSDDQTLVLAIAKAIEAKSSAVRLTPIETDGTLQSLNLLGSGKADLAVARGDLTMPPDANSVAILRRNFVVMWAPTGRKGVPRSKVTDIASLSGRRIGIVGLGDANPNLLRVILGESGVNPQKVTIAQFGTDRISEMTQDTALDAFMMVGALDDKVIAETIAATTRLRGEPKFLSVDVSEAIAERHPLYESEEIPAGAFAASPQRPDDKIETIAVNHLIVAPSTLSDDTVGAFTRDLFAVKPSLVKELPGASHIQKPDTDKDAALPAHAGAAAYIDGNERSFMDKYSDYIWGVVLLLSGLGSVAAWLRHYLRREERSENALHRDRLLTAISSVREATSLDDLAAMQSAADDILRETLVCHEDGAIEDGDLAAFGLVLAQFHQAIVDRRAVIAQIGYADAAQKSDGAVLQPFPISTAAR, encoded by the coding sequence ATGCCCGTGCCGAGCGATCTGAGCGTAACGAGGGGCGTTCCCTCCCGCCGCCGCAATCGCCTCGGCCCGTGGCTCGCGGTGGCGAGCCTGCTGTCGCTTCTGACGGTCGCGCTCGCACTTGCCTATTGGCTCTGGCAGCCGGCGACGCTGCGCATCGCGGTCGGCCCGGCCGGGAGCGATGACCAGACGCTTGTGCTGGCCATCGCCAAGGCGATCGAGGCAAAGAGTAGCGCGGTGCGGCTGACGCCGATCGAAACCGACGGCACGCTGCAAAGCCTCAATCTGCTCGGCTCCGGCAAGGCCGACCTCGCCGTCGCACGCGGCGATCTCACCATGCCGCCCGATGCCAATTCGGTCGCGATCCTGCGCCGGAACTTTGTGGTGATGTGGGCGCCGACGGGACGCAAGGGCGTGCCCAGGTCGAAGGTCACGGATATTGCCTCGCTCAGCGGTCGCCGCATCGGCATCGTCGGCCTCGGTGATGCCAATCCCAATCTGCTGCGCGTCATCCTCGGCGAATCCGGCGTCAACCCGCAAAAGGTGACGATCGCCCAGTTCGGCACCGACCGCATCTCCGAGATGACCCAGGACACCGCGCTCGACGCCTTCATGATGGTCGGCGCGCTCGACGACAAGGTCATCGCCGAGACGATTGCCGCCACCACGCGCCTGCGCGGCGAGCCGAAATTCCTGTCCGTCGATGTCTCCGAGGCCATCGCCGAGCGGCATCCGCTCTACGAGTCCGAGGAGATCCCGGCGGGCGCATTCGCCGCCTCACCGCAGCGGCCCGACGACAAGATCGAGACCATTGCCGTCAACCATCTGATCGTGGCGCCGAGCACGCTGTCCGACGACACGGTCGGCGCCTTTACCCGCGACCTGTTCGCGGTCAAGCCGTCGCTGGTCAAGGAGCTCCCCGGCGCGAGCCACATCCAGAAGCCCGACACCGACAAGGACGCCGCGCTGCCTGCGCATGCGGGAGCCGCCGCCTATATCGACGGCAACGAGCGCAGCTTCATGGACAAGTACAGCGACTATATCTGGGGCGTGGTGCTGCTGCTCTCCGGCCTTGGCTCGGTCGCCGCTTGGCTGCGGCATTATCTGCGGCGCGAGGAGCGCAGCGAGAACGCGCTGCACCGCGATCGCCTGCTCACCGCGATCTCCAGCGTGCGCGAGGCGACCTCGCTCGACGATCTCGCCGCCATGCAGAGCGCCGCCGACGACATCCTGCGCGAAACGCTGGTCTGTCACGAAGACGGCGCCATCGAAGACGGCGATCTCGCCGCCTTCGGCCTCGTGCTGGCGCAATTCCATCAGGCGATCGTCGACCGCCGGGCCGTGATCGCCCAGATCGGCTATGCCGACGCCGCGCAAAAATCCGACGGCGCCGTGCTTCAGCCCTTCCCTATTTCCACGGCTGCACGATGA
- a CDS encoding zinc-binding dehydrogenase, which yields MRAAIFRNGEIVVDRIAEPKPGPGQVLVKTLACGICGSDLHARQHAPRMVEMAKKTGRPPMDLSRDVVFGHEFCCEILDYGPGTARKLKPGTHVCSLPALLTPEGIKGIGYSNDFVGGYAEQMLLSEPLLLEVPNGLAPEHAALTEPLAVGVHAVEKANIRGGEVPLVIGCGPVGLAVIAALRIKGLHPIVAADYSPARRALAAKLGADIVVDPKVSQPYATWAEHAQMSEAEKAARPPLQAMLPALKPAVIFECVGVPGVLQQVFEGAPRDAKIVVVGVCMESDKSEPMLGIMKELNVQYVLGYTPDEFSASLRLIAEGQVDAAAMVTAEVGIDGVAKAFADLANPEAHTKIIVQPWK from the coding sequence ATGCGCGCTGCGATCTTCAGGAACGGTGAGATTGTCGTCGACCGGATAGCCGAGCCGAAGCCCGGCCCGGGCCAGGTGCTGGTCAAGACACTCGCCTGCGGCATCTGCGGCTCCGACCTGCATGCCCGCCAGCACGCGCCGCGGATGGTGGAGATGGCGAAGAAGACCGGACGACCGCCGATGGATCTGTCGCGCGACGTCGTCTTCGGCCACGAGTTCTGCTGCGAGATCCTGGACTACGGCCCCGGCACCGCGCGAAAACTCAAGCCGGGCACGCATGTGTGCTCGCTGCCCGCATTGCTGACGCCGGAGGGCATCAAGGGCATCGGCTATTCCAACGACTTTGTCGGCGGCTATGCGGAGCAGATGCTGCTCAGCGAGCCGCTGCTGCTGGAGGTGCCGAACGGCCTTGCGCCCGAACATGCCGCGCTGACCGAGCCGCTCGCGGTCGGCGTTCACGCGGTCGAAAAGGCCAACATCCGCGGCGGCGAGGTGCCGCTCGTCATCGGCTGCGGCCCGGTCGGGCTCGCCGTGATCGCCGCGCTGAGGATCAAGGGCCTGCATCCGATCGTGGCTGCCGACTATTCGCCGGCGCGGCGCGCGCTCGCCGCAAAACTCGGCGCCGATATCGTCGTCGATCCCAAGGTGTCGCAGCCCTATGCGACCTGGGCCGAGCACGCGCAGATGTCGGAGGCGGAGAAGGCGGCGCGGCCGCCGCTCCAGGCCATGCTGCCGGCGCTGAAGCCTGCGGTGATCTTCGAATGCGTGGGCGTGCCCGGCGTGCTGCAGCAGGTGTTCGAAGGCGCGCCGCGCGATGCCAAGATCGTCGTCGTCGGTGTCTGCATGGAGAGCGACAAGAGCGAGCCCATGCTCGGCATCATGAAGGAGCTCAACGTCCAGTACGTGCTGGGCTACACGCCGGATGAGTTTTCGGCATCGCTGCGCCTGATCGCGGAAGGGCAGGTGGACGCGGCTGCCATGGTGACGGCGGAGGTCGGCATCGATGGCGTTGCAAAGGCGTTCGCCGATCTCGCCAATCCGGAGGCGCACACCAAGATCATCGTGCAGCCGTGGAAATAG
- a CDS encoding DMT family transporter, which translates to MPVPEKKQTRRAPARVDHPFKGIALVLLSTVFLGCSDVTAKYLSTSLPSIEITWIRFLTFALMFTPVMLPGSPLHAMRTERLGLQLMRGVALLGSSLFFITGLRFLPIAEASATGFVSPLFVTALSIIFLSEKVGMRRWIATGIGLVGVMIILRPGSNAFHVAAFFPIVSAFCWAAALILTRLMSGREAVLTTMAYSALTGVAILTVMVPFVWVTPSWTAIGLGIVIGVASTVGQWIIVLAYRYGDASVLAPFSYTQLLWVSILGFFLFGELPDVWTITGAAFIVASGLYIAHRERIRRAQLLVQAARSPNP; encoded by the coding sequence ATGCCCGTGCCGGAGAAGAAGCAGACGCGCCGCGCGCCTGCGCGGGTCGATCATCCTTTCAAGGGTATCGCGCTGGTGCTGCTGTCGACGGTGTTTCTCGGCTGTTCCGACGTCACCGCGAAATATCTCTCGACCAGCCTGCCGTCGATCGAGATCACCTGGATCCGCTTCCTCACCTTTGCGCTGATGTTCACGCCGGTGATGCTGCCGGGCTCGCCGCTGCATGCGATGCGCACCGAACGTCTCGGATTGCAATTGATGCGCGGCGTCGCGCTGCTCGGCTCCTCGCTGTTCTTCATCACCGGTTTGCGCTTCCTCCCCATCGCGGAAGCCTCTGCGACCGGCTTCGTCTCGCCGCTGTTCGTCACCGCGCTGTCGATCATCTTCCTCAGCGAGAAAGTCGGCATGCGCCGCTGGATCGCGACCGGGATCGGCCTCGTGGGCGTGATGATCATCCTGCGGCCGGGCTCGAACGCGTTCCACGTCGCCGCATTCTTCCCGATCGTCTCGGCGTTCTGCTGGGCCGCCGCGCTGATCCTGACGCGCCTGATGAGCGGCCGCGAAGCCGTGCTCACCACGATGGCGTACTCGGCTCTCACCGGCGTTGCGATCCTCACCGTGATGGTGCCGTTCGTCTGGGTCACGCCGAGCTGGACCGCAATCGGTCTCGGCATCGTGATCGGTGTCGCCTCCACCGTCGGCCAGTGGATCATCGTGCTCGCCTATCGCTACGGCGATGCCTCGGTGCTGGCGCCGTTCTCCTACACGCAGCTGCTCTGGGTCAGCATTCTGGGCTTCTTCCTGTTCGGCGAGCTGCCAGACGTCTGGACCATCACCGGCGCGGCCTTCATCGTCGCCAGCGGCCTCTACATTGCCCATCGCGAGCGTATCCGCCGCGCCCAGCTGCTGGTGCAGGCCGCGCGTTCTCCGAACCCCTGA
- a CDS encoding aldo/keto reductase has protein sequence MNTKPFGKTGANVSVIGQGTWYLDHGDRKRAVGALQRGLDLGMTHIDTAEMYGDAELVIADAIAGRRDEVFLVSKVLPSNASRRGTITACERSLKRLKTDRLDCYLLHWRGSYDLEDTVAAFEELVASGKIKSWGVSNFDADDLDEILDVSGEGKIACNQVLYHLKERAIEHAVIPWCEKHGVAVVAYSPFGHDDFPDERSKGGAVLGRIAEARRATPRQVALSFLTRATTVFAIPKASSAEHAGENAAAGNLVLTKEEISALDAAFPRGPKPRGLPML, from the coding sequence ATGAACACAAAACCCTTCGGCAAGACCGGCGCCAACGTCTCCGTGATCGGGCAAGGCACGTGGTATCTCGACCATGGCGATCGCAAACGCGCGGTCGGGGCGCTGCAGCGCGGGCTCGATCTCGGCATGACACATATCGACACCGCCGAGATGTATGGCGATGCCGAACTGGTCATTGCGGACGCGATCGCCGGCCGGCGCGACGAGGTGTTCCTCGTGTCAAAAGTGCTGCCGAGCAATGCCTCGCGCCGTGGCACCATCACCGCCTGCGAGCGCTCGCTGAAGCGGTTGAAGACGGATCGTCTCGATTGCTATCTGCTGCACTGGCGCGGCTCGTATGACCTCGAGGACACCGTCGCCGCGTTCGAGGAATTGGTGGCATCAGGCAAGATCAAATCCTGGGGTGTCTCGAACTTTGATGCCGACGATCTCGACGAAATCCTCGATGTCTCCGGCGAAGGCAAGATCGCTTGCAATCAGGTGCTCTATCATCTGAAGGAACGTGCGATCGAGCACGCGGTCATCCCCTGGTGTGAGAAGCACGGCGTTGCCGTTGTCGCTTATTCACCGTTCGGTCACGATGATTTTCCCGATGAGCGCAGCAAGGGCGGCGCGGTGCTCGGGCGCATTGCGGAGGCGCGTCGTGCAACGCCACGTCAGGTCGCGCTGAGCTTCCTCACCCGTGCGACTACGGTGTTCGCGATCCCGAAGGCGTCGTCCGCGGAACATGCCGGCGAAAATGCGGCCGCCGGTAATCTCGTGCTGACGAAAGAGGAGATTTCAGCACTGGATGCGGCGTTTCCGCGCGGTCCGAAGCCGCGCGGCCTGCCCATGCTGTAG
- a CDS encoding SMP-30/gluconolactonase/LRE family protein, producing the protein MYLETPPRLIETTIFSAMPDNFRRKGVRTDWADANRPGVPTDSFIEGPSFDKDGNLYIVDIPFGRIFRIAPDGTWSLVIEYEGWPNGLKIGADGRILVADYMHGIMELDAGAGRIKPILTARNSESFRGCNDLHLASNGDIYFTDQGQTGLHDPSGRVYRLAPSGRLDCLIDTGISPNGLVLDPTETVLFVAMTRDNAVWRLPFMKDGSVSKVGRFCSLFGTSGPDGMTMDASGCLFVGHASLGHVFVFAPNGELIARIKSCAGPNCTNVAIGGASKDRLYITESATGSVLVADIGGL; encoded by the coding sequence ATGTACCTGGAAACGCCGCCGCGCCTGATCGAAACCACAATCTTTTCCGCGATGCCCGACAATTTCCGCCGCAAGGGCGTGCGGACGGATTGGGCCGATGCCAACCGGCCGGGCGTGCCGACGGACAGTTTTATCGAAGGGCCCTCGTTCGACAAGGACGGCAATCTCTACATCGTCGACATCCCGTTCGGTCGCATCTTCCGCATTGCGCCGGATGGGACGTGGTCGCTCGTGATCGAGTATGAGGGCTGGCCGAACGGGCTGAAGATCGGCGCTGACGGTCGCATCCTGGTGGCCGACTACATGCACGGCATCATGGAGCTCGACGCCGGCGCGGGGCGCATCAAGCCCATCCTGACCGCGCGCAATTCGGAATCGTTCCGCGGCTGCAACGATCTGCATCTCGCCTCCAACGGCGACATCTATTTCACTGACCAGGGTCAGACCGGCCTGCATGACCCAAGCGGCCGCGTCTACAGGCTGGCGCCGAGCGGCCGGCTCGATTGCCTGATCGACACCGGCATCAGCCCGAATGGACTGGTGCTTGATCCGACCGAGACCGTGCTGTTCGTCGCGATGACGCGCGACAATGCGGTGTGGCGGCTGCCGTTCATGAAGGATGGCAGCGTGTCGAAGGTCGGCCGCTTCTGCTCGCTGTTCGGCACGTCGGGCCCCGATGGCATGACCATGGATGCGAGCGGCTGCCTGTTCGTCGGTCATGCCTCGCTTGGCCATGTCTTCGTGTTCGCGCCGAATGGCGAACTGATCGCGCGGATCAAGTCGTGCGCCGGGCCGAATTGCACCAATGTCGCCATCGGTGGCGCGAGCAAGGATCGGCTCTATATCACGGAGTCGGCGACCGGCAGCGTGTTGGTCGCTGACATCGGTGGCCTCTAA